The DNA sequence ATGCATCCCAAACCATCAAACCGTGAAATTTCATCCACGTGAAAAATGAAATTACCAAGTTGCACCTCATGATGGCACTATAGCtcaattgtttacattttgcccTTTATCTTAACAAACCTAAATTGttcctttttcctcttattGCTTGGCTGAAGTCAAATCCATTTAGGCCCCACCCAATAATTTCCACcacgattattattatttttattttttttttactaatttgcataatatgtgaCACCTACTTTTGCCAAGTAGTCTTAGGACTTCTGGACTATCATCAAAAAAATTGGTGTCTGTTCCTTAGAAGTTATCCAACTTGTGAGATTTGTAAAAATATGTCCACAACATGCTAATCAATTTATGCAGAGTCTAATTTACTCAAATGGCTGTAACTCATGATAGGCTAAATGCTTTTGCatgaaaagtgaaaagtttGTTCAGGAAAAGATTTTGAGAAAATTTGCCAAGTTTGGGTCGTGGTCATTGTTAGGGGGTGTGGTTAAGTTCcaataactgtttctcagtcCAGTCGAGACCTactgttttgtgatttttatttttttttgtttcaaggTGGCCCATCACTCTGTCAGAGATCAGCTGCTTGGGTACATCTATAACGGTTTCCTTGTGCCAGTCATGGCTCCTGCATTACACAAGGTGATTATTGGTTGATAATGTGCCCTTATTTATTTTGCCCTGTGATCTCTTATTGGTCTAAGCTggtgctgctctgtgtgttaACTGATTAGTTGACTTTGGAGGAAGTGATGACAACAACAGCTTATCTGGAGCTCTTTTTGCGGCATATCTCTGACCCCGCCCTCCTCCAGACATTTCTTATTTTCATCCTCAAGCATCGTCATGACAATGTCAACATTCTTGATACGCTCGTCAGCAGAATCAACACTCCTTTTcaggtttgtgtgtgatgtttgtcATGTGCCAACATTAAACATCATAATCAGCAGTGAAGAGTGTCACTAGCCCCGACCCCATCAGACACTCCTTTAGACTATTTCCCACTAgtatctatttttttctctgtgttgtaGTTGGGAACGGTATCTCTGGCTTTGTTTcgcactctgattggtctgtACTGTGAGGACGTCATGCTGCAGCTCATTCTCAGGTGAACACTAAGACTTCCTGTTTCTCCTACCTTCTTCCTGTTGAGTTTGATGAGaaagtaataatattatattatagatttattcatattatttttccTAATGTGGTGAATCATATCATagactttttttcctcctctgtgtCCTAcatcttcttctcctccttcaggTATCTGATTCCGTGCTCTCACCTGCAGTGCAAGGGACGGCGTAGACTCAGAGAGCGAGACTGCTACTCTTCCAGCGCTGCTGCTcttatctctctcactccctcgtTCCTCATGGACAGACCCTGCACCTCTCCAACACTGCCCCCTAAACCAGACTATATCCTCTGGTCAAAGGTCACCGAAGGGCTGCTAATGGGGAACATGGGTAATGACAAAACAGTTGCTTGAGTGTTGAAATTGTTTAAATCCAAATGCTGTCCAGAAATGATTGCTGGTCCAAGTCAACTCCTACCATGTGTGAAAGCTCCCGGGCTGGGTGCAGAATAACTTGTCGTTAAGGTTAATGGTGGAGAAAGGGATGTTGCTAACAGAATCCCTAGAGAATATATAgagagaagaaaacacaaatgACCACAATTCATTAAAAcgatttatttttgtgtactaGTGAGTCTTCTTCAACCTGAACCTTCAATCAGTGCGGaccaaactttaaaaaaaatacagcaattaaattagcatgAGGAATATTAATAAACTGTGGTACCTATTATCTTGATCTttataatgcaatatttctaatatttctaCTATAAATGTACTGGTGTGCATTTTCTTTCCAGGGTTTGAAGATCTTTTCCTGGGTGTGGATGGTTTCGGAGACTCCAGCTGGATGAACTTTGAGCTACTGATGTACAAAAACTACCTCCAGTACCTGAGTGACGCACGCAGCATCATCGGCACCAGTGTGCAGGCGTGTCAGGTATGGTCTGCCCCTTACGACGGACTCAATCCCTCACCTGATGACTACCAAGGAGAGGAGGAGTTCGAGGCGCAagaggatggagagagggatgaggATGAGTGTCCACCTCTCAAAACTCCTCCACTCCAGCCCCCAACCCCACAGCACACGAGTTTGAGTCGGACACCAGAGCTGGAGTGGGACGACAGTTATGACGCAGCTccagacagagaggaaaacgAGAATTTCCACATTGTAGAGCATCCTCAACCTCCGGAACACATTCAGGAGATGCGGAAAAGTGCCATCATGCTGATTCATGGGTCTTACGTCGAAGAGTCCGAGTTCCAGGATGATGTATTGGTTTATAATCTCATTGCGCAGAGGGATACACGAGATGACCGGATTGCGTCCTTAAAAAACGTTCCCGGGATTCAAAATGAAAAGACGATGCAAACTGAAACgaacagcaacacacacctttacactaACTGTAGTACACAGAATGACGTAAACAATAAGGTACAAAATCAGGAATCAGAAGAAGTTTCACTTCTATTAAACGGACCTATTGATGAGAAGAATACAGACCAATCGTACGATAAAACTGCTCACATTCACAAGAACCAGAGCACGGTTTTAGAAGAGCAACCTCAGGATACATCCAATGCCTCCTCTGTGCAATGTACTGGAGAGGACTTTATTTCCCAGTGCCTCCAGCTCATTGAATGGGATAAACAGAGCATGCTGGGAGATAATGTTTATTTCCAGAGGCTGACTGCGCTCTTGTACGGCGAAGAGACTGAAACTGACTTTAATTCCATTTGCACTGATGATGAAGACGGTGAGATGAATGAAGGAGCAGAGCAGAGAGACGGTGATGGAAAGAAACGTGTCCCATTTAcaggtggggtttttttttgctctcagaGAGGGAGCCTTAACTAGACAAAGAGTTTGCCTGAATCAGGGACACAATTTACTGATTTTTATGCCCTCCTGCAGGCCCTTTCATCAGCGTGCTGCTCTCTCGCCTGGAGAACATGTTGGAGAATTCCATGGAGGTGAACCTGCTGGTGACGGGAATCCTGGCTCAGCTGGCAGCGTATCCACAACCCCTGCTGCGCTGCTTCCTGCTCAACACCCAAGCCGTGTTCCACCCCAGCGTCCGCTCTCTCTACCAGGTCTCATATTTTTCAGTAATACATCACTCACTTAGCATGCAGATTGTATTCGCAGCGACTTATGCGTGTTCGTATTTCAGGTGCTGGTTTCtgtgggttgccagattgagcaGCATGCAGCGTCCAGGCCCGAGTTTGCTCAAATGGTACGAGATGCCACTCAGTATCTGCTGCTCAGAGACGAAGCCTTAAAGGATAGAggtgaaaatgatttttgtgcATGTCTTGGTTAGGGCTCTATGAATAAATTTCAGTATTCAAATACTGTTCgaatttttgtatattttatttctgaacactTTGTAAACACTATGTTGCATTATTTAGGACCAGGACTTATATAAACAGACGTCATTCActgacatattttattttattttattttaatttatgcttgaacttaaatataaaaaaagaacaaagtatGTGTCCTAAAactgattttacatttacacttttagCTTCTTAATCTCAAACAGCGTTCAGTATGTAGTGCACACGACAATACAATGcataatattacagtatatgtagTATTAGCAAATGTAGTGAATGTATATAAGGAGGCCATTTTGTATTAgatcataaaaaaattattactcCTGCATGAAGGCAAGTCAAAGATGAGTCCTACTTGAGCGCTACTGCTAGCGTTCATTCTCTTATAGTGTAACATCACAGACTCATTAATATTCTAATACGTTCTAAGCTCCGCCTTTTTTACTTTCTATGGACACTTTCAATGGACACGCCAGTAATGGGTGTGGCTGAAATGGGTGTGGCCAAACCCACTACTCAGAAGGGGAGTCTGCTAAACTTAGACATGTAATGTGTTCTAGGTTGATGGAAGCTAAATGGGTTAAATGTATTCATGACACAAGAACAACCTTCCACACAAGCTTTAATTTACGGTGTGGCCAAATTGGGCTAAAACTAGCAATAGACATAAAACAGTTTCCTCCATTTGTCTGCCCTTTCCCCtgactctcactgtctctcagaGCGGGATTTCCTGCAGGAAAACGGACTCGGCTGGTTTCTCAATGGGCACGTCTCCGGCCGGCTGCTGAAATCTCTTCCTCCATGTCCCAAGATTCCTCCTCAGTCCAGGAATGGTGTATTTGCCACATTCCTTTACGCTGAGTTCCTGAAAGAGCTGGCAGCCATCGCGCAGGAACACTCCATACGCCCGGACTTATTCATGGAGGagtagaaaaaatacaaaaacctCAGTGCAAATTGCGTCCAAAATTAAACAAGCGTTTGTGTCATTAAATGCTTATTTCCTAAAGTCTTCAGTtgctgggaaaaaaatctgaaatattttctacTTCTTCATTTCATACTTGGCAACAGTGGGATAAGGCTGCAAATTAAAGGTGcaatctgtaatttttttaaagtgtttatatacatatattaattaCATGATTTCACAGATAAGAATACTTTAAAACGAATGTCATTCACAATATTAACCTGCAGcgaacttttttttattattttttttttaatttcaggtttctctttacattttttcctcagTCCAGACATTAGCTCTGCCCCAGATGAAACACAGCTACTCAGCTCAGCCTCTTTTTCCTTTTGCCACTCTAAATGTATAGCTTAAGGAAAGAGAAAGGTTTGTTAGTGTTTTCATTGCAATTGTAATTCACCTCAGAGGGCTCCAAAaatacaaactgctcctttaatggCCTTATTACTGTATGTTGTTAGCATACATGATACCAGCTTGTACAGGGGGGTTTAATGCTGCTTTAgtggtttgatttgttttgtgtgttgtgtatatttacaAATGCACTTACAGtagtttatatgtatgtattgaATATGCGTTTCATTTGTACTTCATTTGTTGTTActttgtaaaatgtgtgtgtgtgttaattaaatgtgataaataaactttaatataTGTTTGACCCAAATTTTCATTCACACAGTTTGAATGTCAGCAATCTGCTGAGACAGGTTTGGCGTCtgatatttgcttttttttctgtaggtaCTGGTactacatttaaacattttccagttccaaaaaagCTTTTCCAAATTCAATTCCAAACTTTTCCATTGGATCAgatcctttttatttttcaatatctgttccacacttttgttttttctagTTCATTTTATGTACAGCTCATTTCTattagttaataaaataaatattgtgtgtgttgcttaTTTAGGTTTAAGGTCAAATTTCTAGTCCAGAGTTCCTGTTAATATCAAGAATACTGTACATGCTAACTCAATTagctgaattaattaattaaggctCACACATAAACACGCATATTACAGTGTTgaaatattataatacatttttattaaagcttTGCTCATAAATACAAACTGCAACCCTGTCGTTTTACTTAAGAGACAATATAACACGGTCAGTGCACTTAAGTTCAACATCAACTTTTACAAAGCAAACCATATTAAATACCACTGCACTACAGCGCACGCAGTTACAAAACCAGATGTTTGAACATCGGGAAGTCACGATATAATTTCAAAAACACTCAGATTGCAATACGACCTTTATACGAACAGTTTGCTTTCATCTCATAGGCATTAGGACATGTTTTAGTATGTGTTGATTGTGTTTTCAGCTTGTAAATATGCTAAGcatctgctctgtgtgtgtatgtgtgtgtacgtatgtgttgtgtgtttgccgATGTGCGTTTTATCTATACAATACAACTATGACTTAACtcctgtgttctgattggtagTTGCAGGAACTACACAACTCTCACTCCTCCAGGAGGAGGGGTTAAAGCCAGTGGGGGCGGAGCGAGAGCGAGGTGTGTCTGTTTGGCCAAGGCCCTGGTACTGCCCCTTCGGGGAGGCGGGGACAGAGAGGGGGTCGACGCCCAGTCGCTCGTGAGATGCCCCTGAGAGGAGGCCAGTGTGCTCGCCCTGCACGATGTCCACTTCAGAGCCAAAGAACAGCTTACGGGGACGTCCGAGCACTGTgcgccctacacacacacacacacacttaaaaaacactgcagtgtgaTGATATACAATTGTCCCAATATAGCTTAATAAGGAAATAGTCATTCTGTACCACACTTCTCATTATATGTCACAAAATGGGTAAAAACAGTGCGGAAAACAGAGCAagtcagaaagacagagagagaaagagacaaaaagatagagggggagaaagagacaagcatagagagacagagacagaggagaagACAATGAAGAAGAAGGATACATACCCATGTTgtagagatagaaagaaaaacacagatagagactgagagacagagagagacaggcagatagagatacagagaaaaaaacagacatagtgtagagagagagaggcagattcagacagaaactgagagagagagagaaagaaagggagacagAATGGAAAAGAAGGCAGATACGTACCCACATTGCGGACCTGCTCAGAAATATCAGCTTGTATATCGGAGAAGTCCAGCATGGCGAGGAAAGAGTCAAAGCAGGAGCCTTCATCATCCTCACGCACATACGGACGGTAACTGAAGCTGTAGTGATGTGCAATGGCAGCCACAAACATTTCTATGCAAATTACAAagtcctacacacacatgcacagagtcATTAattacacatatacatgttgCAGGCGACACTATTACTTTTACACTTATTACTGATTATTCGTTTAGTTTGCTGAACATTTCCTTAGCATTAATGCTGGTACAGAATTTTGCCACAGGTTCAAAAGGTTCGAAATGAAATACAAGCAttattgatcattttatttcagccataaaaaatgacaaaccaaTGAAACTAAAAGCAGACTTCCTTTGTTATACAGTTAAACTAGAAAAGAAAGATGTGGCTGCTTCTTCATATTAAAACCTTTGTCAATACATTTATCTGTTATTGCTGTCATTAGCCCCGGTTGTGTACCTGTAACCCTGTAGCTACAGCCTCCACACTCTCCCACTCCCATGTGCGCTTCTGAGAGATGACTCCAACCTTCACCAGAAAGGCGATGAGCACAGCCTGCCTGCAGGGGACAACAAAGAGCTGAGAATGAACCACAGCACCCAACATGGCGATCTGACAAACAGCACAGTTCAGTTTCTGACACACTTGACACACTTTGGATGTTTTATTAGAATTAACATATGGCGTAAACTCAGTCACAAAACTGTGtcataagcaaaaaaaaaggtttaaagcAAAGAtaccttagaaaaaaaagtgactgtAGTGAACCatagataaaaacataatctaatggctatattttatttatttattgtatgaTTCATACTCCTGCATTGAAGCTCATTATCTGCATCACaatgcagagacagagagagagagagagagagagagagagagttttatgGTAAGCGTAGTGTGCAGAggccatagagttaaaatatagaGTGAGTACTGGTCACATAGAGAGCCTGCACTATCACCAAAACAGGAATCATCTGGACTTTTGAAGTGCCTGATAGCTTCAGATCGCCAGAGcttttcagtagctttcaaatgacATCAGCCCCATGCCTCTGTGATCTACGGTGCTGAAGTCGGGCATTTtagctgactttggagctcCATTTCCAACTAAAATGGCACCTCAGGTGCTCATTATGTTTCGATCAATATTCAATCAATCAAAGTTTTTCAGAACAGGACCAGGGTACACTCTTCTGTGCTTGCCCCTTTGCCTCACCCTCACTGTagacaaatgtttgtggacCAGTACTCAGCAACAGCTACTACTACTAGTGCTAATTTTAAGCTGCTATAATGTCTACCAAAAAATATCCAAATACAATTTTTACGTAGTGTTTTACGTACGTTATAGTTTCCCATTTTGGGCAGCATACTGGTACCACCAGGACAGCACAAACTGTATAATGGACAACTGCACAAGTGctctctctgtatattttaACAGTATGGTAGAGGCGCATAGACAGCCTGACGTGCACACCTCCAAAATCCagattattgtgtgtatattgtgcCAGACAAGTGCTGATTGGTTGAGCAGGAAGGTATCAACCCTTGAAATCATATATTTGAAATCAACCTTTGAAATCATCCCTCATGCATCATCATAGAGCAGCTGAACACTGTTGGAGGAGAACAGTAAATAATCTGTTCTACATAGATAGCTAACAGGCTCCCATGATTATCtggtgttgctctgattgacaggagatgGAGGAAAAGTCCTAGCCATCCCACCTAGAGATCACAACTATGTATGTTCTCTTGAACTCACATGGCATGGTCAAGCTTCAAACTCCTGATAACATGGTGGTCAATTAGACAATTTGATGCACTCCAAATTTCACAAATTCCACAATTATAGAGATAACGTTAGGGCAGAAACCTACCAAAATGAGGCAAACACCACCATTTTGACACAGAGGAATTTCCCGACGGGTTTTAACGGGCTCAGCTCTTCCTTCAGAGTGCGGTAGAACAGCAGCAGGCAGTACATGgcaaactgaaaacacacacagcatatgtttatatgttagGACCTGTACTGACTAAAGTAtcaacaaaaaatgcagcttggtcatgttaccaagaaaccgtaAACTCCTCTGCCTGGAAGATTTTGTCTTGTCGaaaaactttacagctttacttcttacttttacaaagcactgacactggagactcattccaaaatatctccttacagaaaacctcaccatatcaacaatttaaaaaaaattttttttagcaaacatGACCGTCTGCCATACGCATCCCTGTGCAAGTTActgtgttatagaaaataataatcaagaattcaacagcactgtaataTAAAGTCTATTCATTTACTAATTAACTTATTCTTAGATAAGAAGGTGCATTCAAAAGATGAATACCAGCTGGGAGGCATTGTTGACGATGACGAGGTAAGTCCAGGCATTCCTGAAACTGAAGTTTCCCTCATCATAGACTCCAAACAACTGACACACACTAGAGATAGAAAAGACACAGCATcacagtgtttttgtgtgcatttaCAGGTGtactgtatagtgtgtgtgtgttcactacattGTCCAAACATGTTCTCTTACAGCGCTATTACAGTAGTAACAGGTCTGACGACGGTGTACTGCAGAACTCCCAGTTTACACCTGAACAGAAGAACCCTGGGGATGGGAGTAGAACTTAttgttataaatttttatagAATGAAGCAGATCAAGGTAGGCTTTACAAggcagactaaaaaaaaaaacacattttatatatataaatatattttaaatatatatcttatatatatacacactcacaaatgtggtttatttatgttatttatgtagtcctgtgtacaAAGACCcatcataattttattttaaaaattgctaaaaaaaatcaggatataaatgatattaaattttcgaactactttatcctggtcagggtcacagtggaccCAGAGTCTATCCCATGAACACCGAGTatatgtaaacctgtgatttgaattattgGCAGAGccactgttataaaaaattaatcaacaccttccaaccaatcagaatcaagaattcaggaGCACTGTGGGTTTTTTCCTGCAAAAATTTTGACTTTAAATGTTACTTCACAGGGCCGTTTCTTGCTATAAGTGCTATAAGTGGTCAACTAGGTCCCTCAGACCACCAGGGGGCgccatgatttttaaaacacGCAAAAAAGCACACTTTACTACCGTTTGATGAAAAGGTTTACGTGTGAGGCAGTCAGAAACTGCAATTTACGTAATGAAATTAGGTAACTAATGTCAGAAGAGCATGAAGAAGTGGTGAAgataaagcatttacatttatcttgGGTGGAAAAAATGCAGAGAGGAGAAATGGACCCAAAActcaatgggaaaaaaaatactaattaatTGGATTTAGGTAATTTGTTCACATTCTTGCTTCCGCTTGCTGATGtaattgaaatggaaaaagatAGTGGCTAGCTAGTATCTAGGTAAGAAGTGTTAGGCTAATACAAGTTAAAGTTGCTAGCTTGTTACTATTCCCTATGACAACAGTAGCCTGTTTTTGAATTTAAACATAATCATCACTCATGTGGTTGAAACGTCAATCACATACAGTTCTTTTCAGAACTATAGCAACTCAGATGGAAATGATTTTCCTGAGTTCAAACCTTACCTGAGGTTCGTACCTAGTCGTATTTTCAGGTgctgtaatgaaatattttggtgCGTCGTCAGTGTTCGAACCAATTGAAAGCActtgtgtttggtttttattgtattgtttattaaCCAGATTTTAACCCTCATCCAAGATAATGAAGTATTAATTCCGTTCATTCTTGCATATACGATAATATGTTTGGTGTGAGCGAGGGGCCGCTGAGTAAGTTGTCACATATGACTCCTAAATGTTCAGAAACAGTCCTGTTAGTTTGGCTTGTCCCAAGTAATATTTAATAAGGACTGGGTGTAGGGTTACAAATGGTACTGCAGCCAGTGTTGTCCATCAATTATACAGTTTCTAGTTCCCAGCATAACTTTTACCAGCACAGCAGATTCTGATAAGTGAGGAAAAGGTGTGGAAGAGGTATAGAAATATGTTACTGTGGTAGAGGATGatgtaaaaaatacaaacacaatttAGTGTTCAATTCACTGCtcacatgaaataaatatgGAGACCTTCTCTCTGCATACTTACAAGATCTTCACACTCACATTTCATAATGATGATGACAAAACAGACCTCACATGTGCTACcctggtgtatgtgtgtgtgtgtgtgtgtgtgttcactcacTCTCCCATGGCCCATGGTGGGCAGCAGCACAAAGGGGGCAGAAGCGAGCGCTGTTCCTGAGCCTCTAAAATAAGCGCCAGGTTCGGGTACTGCGTCTCCAGGAAGTTCAACAGGAACATCAGGAAGTTATAGATGACATACGCCTCATAGCACTCGCGACACGTGTCCACATAGATGGCTATACTGGGGTACTTCAGAGCAAtccactgccacacacacacacacacacacacacacacacacacagatttacaaACACATGGCTCAAACACATTCTAGTAGTTTGAATGGAAGAGAAAGCGTGTTGGTTACTTACGCTGTCTAAGCTGTAAATTGGCACCATCCataatattctgaaaaaaatatatatatatacatcatgaaaggaataaaacacttgggggcattctgttacaggaaactaatttCCAACACTGTAGTGTTATATGACACAATGCAAACCACTTAGcagcctgaagttgattattttccattaacagcacatcctgaagcgttttattcctcttatatcaagGATTTGCCAAGAAACGcaattatgtatttaataaagaacgacacgtcatactttttatctgtttatagctacatttaacgTTTTAGTCCAGCCGTAAAACAAATCAGttgtattattattgctgtacagtcattttttttcacgagcttctctgttttttcctctgtataatgctaataaatacattttttaaatattgcacttGCTAAATGGCACCACAATCACCAGTGCAATCACCTGTAGTCACAGTGCGGATGAATCACAACCTCATGATTATAAATGGAAAACAatgttgtaaaaataaaataaaataaacgcaGACCCGTCTTCACACACATCTCACCAAGGGTTTTGTGTTTCTGAAAAATGATTTTGCAGATTTTGTGTTACCCACATGATGAATCCTTGATGTGTGTCATGCATGTTTCGTTTAAAACAGTGTATCGTACACTATTTCAGGATAATGGCTGAAGAATATACAGAAGATGACATGCGTAATACACCTCACCCCTTATGTTTGTCTCCGGGATGATCACAGGTCAGCCCCAGCTCACTTAGCCTAGTACATTAAATCCACATCTTTCCCTTTTACACACCTCTGAGTGCTCAGATATCATCTACACCCAgtctcatgtgtgtgtatgcatgtgtgtatgtgtatgtgggtgtgtatgtgtgtgtatggacaaTGAGACCTAttgcctatgtgtgtgtgtgaggtaccTGATGATAGGCTTCTGTAGTTCAGGTTGTGTGTAGTGCACAAGATGCTGCAGAATGCCCCATAGAGAGATGGGAATggttaaaaacacaaacacacccgcGATGAACCACGCCTTAGTGTGTGTTCcagcctgcaacacacacacacacacacccacacacacacacactattaacaAGTGAAAGGAAGCATCACAGATCTGTTATTCCCAATGATGCTGATGAGCGTTTCTACACAAGAACACACATGATTGTGTAACACCGCCTCACAGCAGAAGGTGTGTTTTTGTTCCTCGTGATGCGCACTGGACGTTACACTTCCTCTCCCG is a window from the Pangasianodon hypophthalmus isolate fPanHyp1 chromosome 16, fPanHyp1.pri, whole genome shotgun sequence genome containing:
- the LOC113530283 gene encoding FHF complex subunit HOOK interacting protein 1A, with translation MMASVVSSGTRGQTLNLRGVDPETCMIVFKNHWAQVLRILEKHEPTRNGGHLCSGPISCDEASAVQNYVEHMLFLLTEEECGVGGAMGPILEFVLLENVMERLFVWSLRRDFTEAAKLEQLCMYEMLVARARQPLLHHKPILRPFAMLLSSCGSSSAPVEAELVRLLHRLCCMLAHDDSALQLFLFHSGQDQGAANFLLFSLLLPFVHRDGPVGVQARDALALIVALSARDITVANYITQNTYFCPVLATGLSGLYSWLPAKLEAYSEGWHRLEEADWMQVPALVQFLNSLHFCSTVCKVAHHSVRDQLLGYIYNGFLVPVMAPALHKLTLEEVMTTTAYLELFLRHISDPALLQTFLIFILKHRHDNVNILDTLVSRINTPFQLGTVSLALFRTLIGLYCEDVMLQLILRYLIPCSHLQCKGRRRLRERDCYSSSAAALISLTPSFLMDRPCTSPTLPPKPDYILWSKVTEGLLMGNMGFEDLFLGVDGFGDSSWMNFELLMYKNYLQYLSDARSIIGTSVQACQVWSAPYDGLNPSPDDYQGEEEFEAQEDGERDEDECPPLKTPPLQPPTPQHTSLSRTPELEWDDSYDAAPDREENENFHIVEHPQPPEHIQEMRKSAIMLIHGSYVEESEFQDDVLVYNLIAQRDTRDDRIASLKNVPGIQNEKTMQTETNSNTHLYTNCSTQNDVNNKVQNQESEEVSLLLNGPIDEKNTDQSYDKTAHIHKNQSTVLEEQPQDTSNASSVQCTGEDFISQCLQLIEWDKQSMLGDNVYFQRLTALLYGEETETDFNSICTDDEDGEMNEGAEQRDGDGKKRVPFTGPFISVLLSRLENMLENSMEVNLLVTGILAQLAAYPQPLLRCFLLNTQAVFHPSVRSLYQVLVSVGCQIEQHAASRPEFAQMVRDATQYLLLRDEALKDRERDFLQENGLGWFLNGHVSGRLLKSLPPCPKIPPQSRNGVFATFLYAEFLKELAAIAQEHSIRPDLFMEE
- the LOC113530756 gene encoding transmembrane protein 184C — encoded protein: MARLCAGWRRWLRPLVVTVYALLVAVALPLAVWQLQKAEAGTHTKAWFIAGVFVFLTIPISLWGILQHLVHYTQPELQKPIIRILWMVPIYSLDSWIALKYPSIAIYVDTCRECYEAYVIYNFLMFLLNFLETQYPNLALILEAQEQRSLLPPLCCCPPWAMGEVLLFRCKLGVLQYTVVRPVTTVIALVCQLFGVYDEGNFSFRNAWTYLVIVNNASQLFAMYCLLLFYRTLKEELSPLKPVGKFLCVKMVVFASFWQAVLIAFLVKVGVISQKRTWEWESVEAVATGLQDFVICIEMFVAAIAHHYSFSYRPYVREDDEGSCFDSFLAMLDFSDIQADISEQVRNVGRTVLGRPRKLFFGSEVDIVQGEHTGLLSGASHERLGVDPLSVPASPKGQYQGLGQTDTPRSRSAPTGFNPSSWRSESCVVPATTNQNTGVKS